The Rhodopirellula halodulae DNA segment TCGGTTCCACGTCCGTTTCGATCGACTCAGACCAATTCACGTCGATCGGAATCTTCAGCCCGCCAAACATTTCCTCCAGCAAACCGTTGGAAGTCTGCCGCAGGACATTCCGCGGATTAAACCCAGCTAATGACATCGTCTTTTCTCCCTACCGGAAACGTATCGTACACTACACACTAAACATTGAATCAAAAACGAATGCCTCCGATTCGGAGGCATGAACGAACTCTCAAAGCTGCCTACCCTGCGAACAAACCCAGATACTCCAGTTGAATCCGCATCGCCTCGTCCGACACGGCGAATTGATCCGCCAGCGATTCACAGAACACCTCACGCATCAACCGAATCGGATCCGGCTGGACCTCGATCCCGTCGGCGTCGATCAAGAAACGGATCGGCTCGATCGCAGGAACAAGTTCTTGAAGTCGGCGGTCGCAAATCGGCTCATCACTGCCGGTTAGCATGCGCCACGCCGGCCTGAGCAACCATTCGGGCATCAGCAAACAACCAGCGAACTCATCGGCTTGTCGTTCGATCAAGGGACGAGCGTGATCCTTGCGACAAATCACGTCCGGCATTTCATCGTCACCGTACAAGACCGCATGTCCGGCTTCGTCCAGGAACAAAAACCGGTGCAACTTCCAGTGTGCGATTTCATGGCCGAGCGTGAAGTGATAGCGACCGAGCAGATCCGGAAAGCGATC contains these protein-coding regions:
- a CDS encoding ImmA/IrrE family metallo-endopeptidase; this translates as MVVDLLAQGIEVPPLSSRQIAAEADAVLVEYAKRFGPITKPPIEIEDVATSVLPLTFGFLDLQSQLGGRVHGAIWFSRQHILIDDALNPDRFPDLLGRYHFTLGHEIAHWKLHRFLFLDEAGHAVLYGDDEMPDVICRKDHARPLIERQADEFAGCLLMPEWLLRPAWRMLTGSDEPICDRRLQELVPAIEPIRFLIDADGIEVQPDPIRLMREVFCESLADQFAVSDEAMRIQLEYLGLFAG